AGTGCAACGCCGTGACTTTTCCCTTCGATAATCTCACCTGCTGGATGTACAGCACTGTGCATCACTTGATCTTGTACTGTAGACCTTGCATCTCCACACTGTCCACGTGAGATGTTTTGGATTCTGAGGGCTTCTACTTAAATAGGTGCTTAAGAGGTGACAGCCTTTACTTCCCACCTTCTGAATAATCACACTTGCCCTTGTATATAATGTGCggcttgaataaacctggtacAGTAGATCTCATGTGTCGTcattttaacattaattaaggttccaccccaggtttaagagagccagggttgCTGGCTTTAAACACTGAATATAGACTATGACACTTTAACCCTGAaaagtgtgtgcacacgtgtttATGGATGCCATATTTTCTGCATCTGtttcaataaagtgattgattagtgattatttatttatataaacatttgtTATCGTTTGTTTAGTGACTGGTTGCATGTGAGGACTTAACCCTGTTGCATCTGTTTATGCAGATTTGGTGTCTTTGGTAGAGGAGACGCTGTCTGAGCTGAAGAGAGACGACATGGCTGTTTGGGTGGTGGACCACACGGCTCCCTCCGAGGATTTCAACAGTGTATTAGATAAGCTGGAACACATGTCTGGAGAAAGCTTAAGCGAACTTCCCAAGGTTGACATCATGTCCAACttcctcttcattttcacatcagGCACCACAGGTACAGTAGgattttactttgtgtttttgtactttgtgtACATTACAGCGACTACAGGGTATTTGTTTCAAGCTTTATTGTACAAGAGGGACAGCAGTGAGTGTattaaaatggatgaaaaacatTCAGAATTTCGAAAACATAAAACCAAGGATCATAACTAATAATCTATAATCATTTCTATACTCCATACCTGTCTCACTGAAGGTTtcagtgacaataaagttgaatctaatCTATTTGAGAACAAATGGAAATGGATTGGTCgagatgggacgataccactttttttgtgtctgataccgatatcaaaaaCTACCGATACCAATGTTAGTCCGATACACgtccatttatgaacgtatgaagctgttaacaatacatgtgccgagtcatttcaaagacatgattctccaactgtgtaagaaataaacatcccaaacatgactcagctaaaaacctttatttgttttttaatttacatttttacactctgtgcatagtgaagcatgcgatatatatatatatatatatatatatatatatataaatatataatatatatacatatatatatatatatatatatatatatacacatatatatatatatatatatatatgtatatatatatatacatatatatgtatatgtatatatatatgtatatatatatatatatacatatatatatgtgtatatatgtgtgtgtaatgcagtgtgtgtgtaaatgttgagtcatttcaaagacatgattctccaactgtgtaagaaataaacatcccaaacatgactcagctaaaaccttttttttttttttttatttacattttttgtgcatagtgaagcatgctatatatatatatatatatgtatatatatatatacatatatatatatatgtatatatatatacatacatatatatgtatatatatatgtgtatatatatatatatacatatatatatgtgtatatatgtgtgtgtgtgtgcagtgtgtgtgtgggttaaaatgttgagtcatttcaaagacatgattctccaactgtgtaagaaataaacatcccaaacatgactcagctaaaaaacctttatttgtttttaatttacatttttacactctgtgcatagtgaagcatgcgatatatatatatatatatatatatatatatatacatatatatatatatatacatacatatatatgtatatatatatatacacatatatatatgtatatatatatacatacatatatatgtatatatatatgtgtatatatatatatatatatatacatatatatgtgtatatatgtgtgtgtgtacgtgtgtgtgtgtgggttaaaatgttgtttatatttattggATAGTActaaactttatatttatatttaatttgtgtggttttatgtttgCGTTTTAATTTGATCTGATAGTGCactattgtttaaataaagtttgtgctAGTCTGAGTAGTTTTATATGAAGATATTGAAACCGCACCGTTACTGTGGCCCACAAACCGTGATCGGAGGGTATAaacaaagaaggaagatatttctagattcaggggaaactgagggaGAGAAGCACGATTATTATTCTAGTAACACGAAGCTTattgcaaatcggtgaagtgttGCTTTAATGGTTAATAAGTATCCATGTTATAAAATATGCTAATTATATGTAATAATATTCTCCTTGATtctgaacaaaacacaactgtgaCCACACACTGGTTGTTTTCTTGCAGGTCTTTGCAAGGCAGCCCGCCTCGGTCACTTCAAAGCCATTATGAGCATGGCCTTCTTCGAAATGTGTGGAGCTTcatctgatgacatcatctacATCACTCTTCCTCTTTACCACATGTCTGCATCACTGTTGGGGATTGGTGGATGCATACAGCTGGGTAGGAGGAATTTAAACTCTAGTGCATTCAAGGGTTCTTAATATAGTTtataatactatactataatacatGTACACCTATAAAGTgcatatttgttatttatttgatctTTTATTAATTATTGTACATATTCCTCCAGagttgcactgaaaataaatattgtttaaatgacattgaATTACAGCTTTCTTTATTTGATGCGCcttaaacatacatttaaatgtatgcatttatttgaaattgaagATCCtcatttgtgtcattatttttaggGGGATGATTCAgttactttattttgttcatcAGAAATAAAtgctgaatatacagtatgtatgtttgCTGGCAGAATATGAATGTTGGTTTTTGGTTAAAGCTTTTTGTCTAGTTTGATGTGTTAAGCCTGAAAATAAGAGAGTTCATATCCATATTCATTTACgatacttttcctttttttccttttttgtgtcacagGTGCGACTtgtgtgctgaaaaaaaagttttctgccAGTCAGTTCTGGAAGGACTGTGTGCAACACAATGTGACTGTGGTGCAGTACATAGGAGAGCTGTGTCGATACCTCGTCAATCATCCTGTGGTAAGACTGACtagaatataaaacacaaagttaTCATTTCCTAAACGATATAattggattttaaatttaaagttttcCAGTTCACCTGCACCTCGTACACTACTGCGAGCTGAGATGTGTTTGAGGAAACAGTTTCGAAGtagagaagaaaaactgaaagagtcctgctgtgaggctgcagtaccactgatagacagagagggagacagagagcagcactgtagctaaaccagctctCTGTTTCTGTACAGTATGACGATTCATTCATTGTTAAAACATTTCGCTTCTCTACTTGTTTGTTAAACAAGTGGTTTGATACCCGTGCAGCCAGTTTTGCacatcagcagtaacagtgGTGGTTGTTTGTTCTGTGCCTCAAAACCTATGTCTTAGCACAGGCTAACAATCGCATAAGATTGTAcccaaaatacaaataaataacacttataaaataataatagttaaatatttaataattcattaaataattaaaataagcttttttcTATTTAGGTTCCAGAGGAGAGAACTCACAGGGTACCACTGGCTGCAGGAAGTGGCCTCAGGCTGGATGTTTGGAAGAAGTTTGCCCAGCTTTGGTAGAATCAAGATCAGGAGGGTTATGGTTTGACTGAGGCCAGTATCGTTTCTCAACTACACAGATGAGATTGGACCCATTGGAAGAGCAAGCTATTTCAACAAGGGTGAAAAACTATTTATTATGTCTCATGTTGGAATTTGTCAATCTTAAAGACTGACAGGAAGAAACAGACTCCACTTATATTTgtcatattaaaaacaattggttacataattattctttaaCAAGATGTTGTGATTTTTGTCACCAACAACAATTGATTTCAGCTGATATATCTTACAACCtttcagtttgatttaattaaCCAGGTCAATGagagtcaagtcaagtcaattttaattatatatcccaacatcacaaacacaatttgctcCTCAAAGGGCTTCACAGGTCAGaagcaagtgacaccctctgtccttagaccctctgtcctaaGACCCACTGTCCAGACCTCTGTCCTAAGACCCTCTGTCCTAAGACCACTGTCCTAGACCCTCTGTCCTAGACCTCTGTCCTTAGAGcagtccttagaccctctgtcctctgtcccagACCCTCTGTCCCCCTGTCCTAGACCCACAGACCCACTGTCCTTCCTGTCCTTAGACCcactgtccttagaccctctgtccttagaccctctgttcttagaccctctgtccttagaccctctgtccttagaccctcacatcgagtgaggaaaaacagcacaaaaacccttgtacagggagaaaaatcatcatttccatgtagTAATGATGGTAAATAGCTGCAAAATAatcacattgttgttgttgttttttccctttccagCTTTCTATGCCATTTGAGGTCCTTAAGTACGATCCTCAGTCCAACGAGCCGGTCAGAGCAGACTCTGGAAGATGCATACGAGCAAATATAGGTGAATGGATTGCATGATTGATTTTGTACTATGTTGATGACTGTGTGaatatatgttttataaatgttCTTTGTTCTCTTCATGTGCTCAGGAGAGGCAGGGATCTTGGTCGCTCCACTTACAGCTATCAACCAATTTCTGGGCTACGCTGGGAACAAGGTGCAGTCAGAGAAGAAGCTGCTCAGGGATGTGTTTAAAGCCGGCGACGTCTATTTTAACACCGGAGACCTGCTGCTCCAAGATCACAGGGACTTTCTTTACTTCCATGACCGCATCGGAGACACCTTCAGGTACTTTGACCGTAAtaacaaatgtgctgtttctGCTTTGCTAAGTTTATTGTAAAATCCAGGATTACTGATCACTTCATCCTCGGTTTATGTCACATGTAGACCAAGccggattttattttattttacagaaaatcCCCCAGCGCTTAGGATTTATTCCTAATAGacatatatattttaacatGCGTAgacttttaaacattatttacagtTACTCCACTTAATAGAAGACTTTTTAAATGCCGAAAAGGCTTTTTATCAAAGGAATCATACATCATAATATATGCTGTCTGTTATTTATAGAGATGTATCTGTGTCTGAATTCATGGCACGTTCACCTGCACCTCACCTTGTGTCCCACAGATGGAAAGGAGAGAACGTATCCACGACAGAGGTGTCGGAGGTTGTCGGTCTTCTCGAGTTTATCAAAGAGGCCAGTGTGTATGGCGTCACAGTCCCAGGTCAGTGCTGCGACACATGAACACGCGCGCGTGTGTTTTCATGGCATCTTGTGACGCCAGTCATTTCAAAATGGTGACAAAAAGTCATTCCTTGTTTAACTGAAGCAGTTTTTCATCCGAATGAAACATCACAGGCGAGTATCATCCCGCTAGTGTCATGTAGAGTATAATTTGAACTTGCTTCAATTTATATTATACAAATAGTTCACATTAGGAatttgttattctgcctctgttgtttcagcttcattgGTACAAAAATAATGTGACTCTAGGCTGGAGTGGTTCTTTTGTAATGTACTCGtttcatgttgttattttgcttGTCCATGTTTAAATCAGTACATTATTAGGTTACTAGAAAACATTGTTATTGTAAAAGCCCCCTCAGTCACTTCATCCTGGTGCAGTGTGGGGGTACATTCAGTACCAGCTGGAAGCAGGAAGTGTGGCAGTAAGCGTTCTATTGTTCGTTCCATCTGTTTGTGCAGGACGTTAGGGTCGAGCAGGGATGGCTGCTATTGTGTTACAACACGATCACAAATTAAATGGACCACAACTCTTCAACCATTTGGCACGAGCACTTCCTGCCTATGCCTGGCCACGGTTTCTCAGAGTGCAGGTAAGAGACATGCAGCTGTTCTGTGACGTCATGCATGTTTTAATGTCTCAACCACAtcctcttgtcttctctttaGGATGAGATGGACCTTCTATGACTTAGGTTGATGTacaatacattatattattattattatatattttattctgGACAATTGTGACTCCTCATGGTTTATTCTTTTTCTGATTGAAGTGCAGATGTTTGCACACCAGCGTTGAgcgctctaagacagcaagtgCAAGCTCaacttcctctaaaatgtcaaatatgtagttttgtatttacatttcaatactaagcGTGTGTTAGGACTCCATTAGAAAATGTCACTAGTGCGTTCAGAATCAGCCGTTTATCACGGATGACGTAAGTCACTGCGGTGAGCTCGACGGTGAtgggacaaatgtggcaaaaatgacaCTTCcactgaagctcagcttctctgggagtcaatggagcagtgggtgggcTTGGACGCTGGGGTTCTGcatgtttctattttttgttttatgttttgcaACTTCTTGTaccctttgctttgttttactttaccAGGTcaagttgacttgacttgttaTGAACAGGAGAGGCAAagttttgtctctctgtgagacTCTCTCTTTTGCAGCACTGAGTCTTGCTGCCTTCTTTTTGGCCTTTGGTTTTAAGCCTGAAACGAGTGCACACATGCTTGTACCTCCGCCCCTGTGAATATGAAAAGATGTCCGACCATGTACATAGcagacttttttcccccttcatcaTATTCATTAATTGAACAACTTGCAttcaactcattttattcacctgtgtctctgtgtttgttttcagacctCTCTGGATGTGACTGAGACCTTCAAGCAGAAAAAGATGCAGCTGGTCCAGGAAGGTTTTAATGTGGATATCATCAGGGACCCTCTCTTCTACTTAGATATCTCTCAGAAGGATTATATCATTATGACTGGATCTGTGTATCAAGATATTGTGTCAGGAAAGATTAATTTATAAGCATGTTCAGTCAGGAGAATGATCCTCTGTATCATGGTCACATTTCTGAGATCATTAACATCCAGTCACAAGTGTTCACCTCACATTTCAAGTGTATACGTGACCACATTCCGTCTGTCTCCTCAGTCTGATGtcctgacctgctgcagtttcacaggGAACTTAAagtatttttacacttctcAGGGTCCGTATCAGTTTATTTGTAACCACTGTTACAACAATTAGGTGGTAGTtcaggttttgtgtgtgtgtgtgtgtggggttcacATAGTCTGTGTGCACCCTCCGAGTGGGACCTGAcgtgtgtgtcactttgtaaaccactcactctcccacaccaacgtCCACACACGACAAACACTAacctgtgtgagagtgtgtggaaTACACAGCGACACAAACCTCAGGCTCTCACAAGTGCTGCTGTGATTTTTAATGACACTATTATAAAGAAAGATATTacgatctctctctctctatctccatCTCATTCTCTGTTGTCGTAGTTTGCACATCTCCAACAACTGGTTAGCAATTCTACCAATAACTGTATTTAATATAGAGTTGTACTTATTTATGGtgaatggtttgtatttatagatGACAACTCACGCTACAgttcattcacccattcacacacattcactgggGCAGTGAATTTTCAATCCCTCTTTCTTACtgtcttgcccaaagacacatcggcatgtaccactgagctaccatacCACCGTAATAATATATGAacagttattatattatgtagtgcagttaatatacagtatttggtTATTATTTTTCATGAGCCTACATGATTttacattcattgtttttatctgtAACTATGGTTCTATGAATCCTGGGTGACTGCCAGAGCGTCTGGACTCTGGAATCCTTGTGGTCTTGATAGTCTAGGAACTGGTCCTCAggttttacatcacagcacacagttgaGTTTTTGTtcaaaagttcaaatgtgttattttgtctcgttgatgtttgaaatactttgttcagatttacctcactGATGTAatgaactgaacacacacacacacacacacacacacatgattttctctatggattttggtgtggTAGAGTGAGTGGTTCCGTTTCCAGTCAGATAATGTTGTCTAGTAGTGAGATAAgttttttaagtaaaagtatctCCGGCTGCTTCTCAGCACACAGTGTTGTCAGCCTTGATTATGTCAGTATAGAAACACACTGATGGTACTTTCCACTACATGGTagcggcacggcacggcacggcgtGGCTTTGCATGTGTTTCTTATTTGCTTTTCctttagcgatagtacctggtactttttagtacctggtctggttccaagcgagctgagccgttACTGTGCGTGACGTCATCATACTGCTGtacactgattggtcagagtgctcttgaagaggcatgagcaaggtgtctgacacaagaatcaaaccgaacaggtgtctgtgctccggtcatggaggaagtactcaacaaatctttttaataaactgattctaatgattcagttacactgaaaacgaCTGCTTTAGAAGTCACTGTGTCGCGCGTAAAAcagagtcacagcagtttcgagtcgagtcgagccaTGCCGTGCCGTGTActaccatgtagtggaaaagcaccataactTGTTGTTTAAGCTATGGACAAGGAATATATCCTTAATGAATCAAGGGAGTTATTTATCTACTGCTCCCCCTCAGTATACCTTTATGTCCTTTATTAATGACCTACCATTACACTAATAATTAATATATGACCAATATTTGAAcgggttttattttgtgtgctgACTTTAAACATTCTGGAGTCTTTTCTTAGGGATTATAAATGTGTGAACCCATTCATCTAAGTAGCATTAGTTAGCAAATCATGAATTAGTACAAGTTAACAGATGTAAACATAACTGATGACACGCCATAAATTTAAAACttggaaaagtaaaataaaattgaatgtaCATACAATAACTTTGATACTTGGAGTAAAATGAATAACACTGATGCTTTAAAGATGTTTTGTCACATCTTAAGAAGATGACATATTTATATAGACAACTTttgtttatacattttcatgtttaggaaaataaaatatcagtagttttttgtatttacttattgtataatatataagtgtgacaatatataaacatgtaaCAGGAACATTTTCAGCTTTTGTATTTCAGAGTTTTTCCTCtaatttgtaataaataaacaagtcacCGTGTTTAGTTATGTGCAGTCAAGTGCAGAGGTCTatgaacatgtgtttatttttaagctCTAGTCAgagttgtatttatttgaattgtttggatgaatgtctgtgatgtgaaaataaacTTGAGCCTTCTGTCTCAAAGAAAAGCTTTTCTTCAATTCTTTCCTTCAACAGCTCTGATCTGATATGAGCAGTGGCCCCTTTTTCACTGGattcagacatttatttatttattttacaaattacTTAAATACTTGAAATTCTTATTCAtgacaatgaaacaaaaactgGAAAATTCCTTGGTGAAATTTTGATTGCCTGCTTCTTTCTGCTgattttgggtggattgaacctttaaaacttgaagcttTTAAGGAGGGCCGACTTTGATAATATGAAGATGTTTGGAGGCCAAAGGTCacttcacacattttttaacagtaactCACATACAGATGCACTGTTTGATTAAAGTCAGTCgtctatgacattttggtcaaattttgggcaacatactaaaCGATGatgttttagtcacattttggacgaaa
The genomic region above belongs to Solea senegalensis isolate Sse05_10M unplaced genomic scaffold, IFAPA_SoseM_1 scf7180000015132, whole genome shotgun sequence and contains:
- the LOC122761981 gene encoding very long-chain acyl-CoA synthetase-like, which produces MAAIVLQHDHKLNGPQLFNHLARALPAYAWPRFLRVQTSLDVTETFKQKKMQLVQEGFNVDIIRDPLFYLDISQKDYIIMTGSVYQDIVSGKINL